In one Trichosurus vulpecula isolate mTriVul1 chromosome 8, mTriVul1.pri, whole genome shotgun sequence genomic region, the following are encoded:
- the NAA30 gene encoding N-alpha-acetyltransferase 30, whose translation MAEIPPGPSSLLPPPPPPPAAAEPRCPFPAGAAPVCCSEDEEDDEEHRGGGGGGGGRARGRGRSPAGEAAASKGHQRVHCPQTPPSSLPPPAQQQLQEQQQQQQLNGLISPELRHLRAAASLKSKIVGAADTTDGNPRAAATKRAGQPPGERPPHTLPNNARTAPPNPAAPAAAAAAAASGLAAARNGLAGGTEQEEEEEEEEEDESLLLLSSSLTAVCSLTTSSGREAEPEEDRTIRYVRYESELQMPDIMRLITKDLSEPYSIYTYRYFIHNWPQLCFLAVVGEECVGAIVCKLDMHKKMFRRGYIAMLAVDSKYRRNGIGTNLVKKAIYAMVEGDCDEVVLETEITNKSALKLYENLGFVRDKRLFRYYLNGVDALRLKLWLR comes from the exons ATGGCGGAGATACCGCCCGGGCCTAGCAGCCTCCtccctccgccgccgccgccaccggcAGCGGCCGAGCCCCGCTGCCCGTTCCCCGCGGGGGCCGCCCCGGTCTGCTGCAGCGAGGACGAAGAGGACGACGAGGAGcaccgaggaggaggaggaggcggtggTGGCAGGGCCAGGGGCAGGGGCCGGAGCCCGGCCGGCGAGGCGGCTGCCTCCAAGGGGCATCAGCGTGTCCATTGCCCGCAGACGCCGCCGTCGTCTCTGCCTCCGCCGGcgcagcagcagctgcaggaacagcagcagcagcagcagctcaaCGGGCTGATCAGCCCCGAGTTGAGACACCTTCGGGCGGCCGCCTCCCTTAAGAGCAAGATCGTGGGCGCCGCCGACACCACCGACGGCAATCCGAGGGCCGCTGCAACCAAAAGAGCAGGGCAGCCCCCCGGTGAGAGACCCCCTCACACTCTCCCCAATAATGCAAGAACTGCGCCCCCAAACCCTGCGGCGCCGgcggctgcagcagcagcagcggcgagCGGCCTGGCGGCGGCCCGCAATGGACTGGCTGGAGGGactgagcaggaggaggaggaggaagaggaggaggaagatgagtcGCTGCTGCTGCTCTCCTCGTCCCTGACAGCTGTCTGCAGCTTAACAACCTCCTCTGGCAGGGAGGCAGAACCTGAGGAGGATCGGACGATACGATATGTCCGATATGAATCCGAGCTACAAATGCCCGATATCATGAGACTGATCACCAAAGATCTGTCTGAACCCTACTCCATTTATACCTATAGATATTTTATCCACAACTGGCCACAGCTATGCTTCTTG gcCGTGGTAGGGGAGGAGTGTGTAGGTGCCATCGTTTGCAAGTTGGATATGCACAAAAAGATGTTCCGCAGAGGTTATATAGCCATGTTAGCAGTGGATTCCAAATACAGGAGAAATGGCAttg GTACTAACTTGGTTAAGAAAGCTATTTATGCCATGGTTGAAGGAGACTGTGATGAG GTTGTCTTGGAAACGGAAATAACAAATAAATCTGCTTTGAAACTTTATGAAAATCTTGGTTTTGTGCGAGATAAAAGGCTGTTCAGATACTATTTAAATGGAGTTGATGCACTGCGTCTTAAACTATGGCTGCGTTAA